A part of Paraliobacillus zengyii genomic DNA contains:
- a CDS encoding methyl-accepting chemotaxis protein has translation MKLQFKLATKINLIVLGIILILSTVIGIVVTREITDGVKGFAVEKAKGDLSLAYRYIDNKYPGEWEIQNNRLYKGATMMNDNFDVVDKIGEDTGDTVTIFQGDTRIATNVMLDGERAVGTQASPEVIETVITNAESFYGEADVAGNNYQTAYMPIENGAGEVIGIFYVGASEKIINSILDSFLVKFLTVLAIMIGISVLLVYIFTRRLRKRLSTITSALELAGKGDFTSDIHDQAGDELSDLATSFNKMTTNLKSMMDEVISTSELVASSAEELTTSAEQTSKSTETITESIQQVANGAESATNSVQESATSLEEVNTGVQAIAESASLISDVSSQATEKAKEGGVFVDNTVNQINEISLSVTQSGNVMKTLENRSQEIGEITEVISNIAEQTNLLALNAAIEAARAGEHGKGFAVVADEVRKLAEKSQISSSQISNLIKAIQEDMVHSNESIDKVSVDVKEGLTIVKQTEVNFKEIYTFMEQLSEQITDMAATAQEISASTQEVSATVTGITKISNETSMHSQNVAASAEEQLASMEEISTSANSLSILAEDFQELISKFKV, from the coding sequence TTGAAATTACAATTTAAATTAGCTACAAAAATAAATTTAATCGTTTTAGGTATTATACTTATCTTATCTACAGTAATAGGAATTGTGGTGACGCGTGAAATAACAGATGGTGTAAAGGGGTTTGCTGTTGAAAAAGCGAAAGGTGACTTGAGTTTAGCTTATCGCTATATTGATAACAAATATCCTGGGGAGTGGGAAATCCAGAATAATCGATTGTACAAGGGTGCAACAATGATGAATGATAATTTTGATGTTGTTGATAAAATTGGTGAAGATACTGGGGATACTGTTACAATCTTTCAAGGCGATACACGTATTGCAACTAATGTAATGTTAGATGGAGAACGTGCTGTAGGTACACAAGCTTCACCAGAAGTTATTGAAACAGTTATCACTAATGCGGAAAGTTTTTATGGTGAGGCTGATGTAGCAGGAAATAACTATCAAACAGCTTATATGCCAATTGAAAATGGAGCAGGGGAAGTAATAGGAATTTTTTATGTTGGTGCATCTGAAAAGATTATTAATAGCATTTTAGATTCATTCTTAGTTAAATTTTTAACAGTATTGGCTATTATGATAGGCATTTCGGTACTATTGGTATATATCTTTACTAGAAGATTAAGAAAAAGACTTTCAACTATAACGAGTGCACTTGAATTAGCTGGTAAGGGGGATTTCACATCTGACATTCATGATCAAGCAGGAGATGAATTAAGTGACTTGGCGACTAGCTTTAATAAAATGACTACTAATCTTAAATCAATGATGGATGAAGTCATTTCAACTTCTGAATTAGTTGCTTCTTCAGCTGAGGAATTGACTACAAGTGCGGAACAAACAAGCAAATCTACAGAAACGATTACAGAATCTATCCAACAAGTTGCAAATGGAGCAGAAAGTGCAACTAACAGTGTGCAAGAGAGTGCGACATCCTTAGAAGAAGTAAATACGGGGGTACAAGCTATTGCAGAAAGTGCTTCATTAATTTCAGATGTAAGTTCACAAGCAACTGAGAAAGCAAAAGAAGGCGGAGTGTTTGTAGACAATACTGTTAATCAAATTAATGAAATTAGTCTTTCTGTTACACAAAGTGGTAATGTAATGAAAACATTAGAAAATCGATCTCAAGAAATAGGAGAGATTACTGAAGTCATTTCTAATATAGCAGAACAAACTAATCTGTTGGCACTGAATGCAGCAATTGAAGCAGCTAGAGCTGGTGAACATGGGAAGGGATTTGCTGTTGTTGCGGATGAAGTTCGAAAATTAGCTGAAAAGTCGCAAATATCTTCCTCACAAATTTCAAATCTTATCAAAGCAATACAAGAGGATATGGTGCACTCAAACGAATCGATTGATAAGGTATCAGTAGATGTAAAAGAAGGCTTAACGATTGTAAAACAGACGGAAGTAAACTTCAAAGAAATTTACACATTTATGGAACAGTTATCGGAACAGATAACGGATATGGCAGCAACGGCTCAGGAAATTTCTGCAAGTACACAAGAGGTTTCAGCAACCGTTACTGG